The sequence GTTTTTTTGTGCAAGTGATCCCTGGGAAGTGCTGTGAACATGGGTCGTGTAAAATTGAACGCGTTTGCGTTGATGGCTGTGCTGTTGCCACTTGTTTGCGTTGCCCAGAGAACTCCGTCTATCTCGTATATAACACAGGAACAGATTAAGGACATCGGTGGTACAGTAGAGCTCGAATGTTCCGTCCAGTATGCCAAAGAATACTCCGTTCACTGGATCAAGACCGGACGTGATCGGTCCGATGTGGTGTTCCTTTCGACGGGCAGCGCCCTCGTTCTGAAGGATTCCCGTTTCGCGCTCCGATATGACCCGTCGTCATCCAGCTACATCCTTCAAATTAAGGACATTCAGGAGACCGATGCCGGAATCTACCAGTGTCAGGTTGTGCTTTCGGTGACCAACAAGATAACGGCTGACGTTGAACTGCAGGTTCGTCGTCCGCCCATTATCTCCGACAACTCCACCCAGTCGCTTGTGGTGTCCGAAGGTCAGTCCGTTCAGATGGAATGCTACGCCTCCGGCTACCCGCCGCCACAGATTACCTGGCGTCGCGAGAACAACGCTATCTTGCCAACAGGTCAgtatctaaaaatccaaaatcaaacATTTTATTCTATATGCCTCCAATTATCATGTTGCTTACCAAATCCACCCATATCATCGGTTTTTTTCTCCTCACTCGATGGAGATGAGAAGTGTTCCATCGTCTATGGTCAGGGCAGTGTTGATCTTCTTTGAACGGAAAACGGCGCATTTCTTCATCAATTCAACAAAAAGCATATTCCTTTCGATGCTCCTATGTGTATGTGGTGAAGACGTGCAGTTATGCGACGTAGCCCACTACAGCTTGCTaataaaaaaagaacaaaagagTTAATCGAAGTTGGTGGCGAAGGCGATGGGGTTTGCAGATTTTATGGTTAAATCATAAGATGGGGTGGTGACGAACGGATGCGAGTCGCGCAGCGCGGTACGTTtgttgatgattcatacaataAACACGAATGGAGCTAATTGCAATGAAGTAGTTCCATATGCATTAGAAGGTACGCTGCAGTTTCTTACAATAGTGGATGTGATGTGACTCAACGAAATTACGAGGCGAAATTCTGCAACTATAGTTGAGCACattaggaagggaaggattttGTGTACATACGTGAGCATTTTGAAGCCTTCctagtaggggaactgtcccgatttccatctcactaaacatatattcatctcatcgcgaaacaaataaatacgGTACTTATTGCGtagcttctttttgtcaacatgcgtgctcactgctgaaaaaaaaatacaaaaatgagaaacaatgCAAATAGAGGGAATAACAGCttttgcaggttttgttctattattgtcagggttttttttatgactgattatgctcaaatttggcctaaacattctttgcatatcaaagaatattgtggccaaatttcataaaattcggtagacaaaaacccccctgccaataatagaacaaaacctgccaaagccgtcttttcccctacctttccattgttttgtttttgatgggaagAACATCGGAGCtttgagatgaaatccaggagcagttcccctagatattcttcgaaattcaaaaaatacagTGCGTGCTACGTAATTTAAATTGGAGTTTTACATATATTTACTATcgctgtcatcgagagaaaatGTTGAAATCAACAAGCCAAATATGTCGCTACAAGCTTGTTCTATcttgcctttttcgtacacttagtgtacttGAAGGCTGTagaatcactccaaaaacatacttcttatagaaggctcggagaccaatTGACTCAACTTGATGAATTAAGCAAATTTACATGCAGTGTGTGATCAGATAAATTAATTTCGGACCGATTGGATAACAATGTACAACTGTTCAATGCTTTTTATATCAAGAAGTGCATGGTTTGTCCAATATTTTCCGAATCAAATTAGTAGGTATCTCTCAATTGTTCGCCCATATCGTAAACTAAACTGCTAATGAtgatcttcttattggcattacatcccacactgggacaatgCCGCCTCGCtggttagtgttcattcagcacttccacagttattaaccgcgaggtttctaagccaagatactatttctgcattcgtatatcatgacacgatgatactttaatgcccagggaagtcgagacaatttccaaaaccgaaaattgtctagaccggcaccgggaatcgaacccagccatcctcagcaaggtcttgctttatagcttACCACTAgcctaaggagggccccattgcttcaacatcaattccgtagatTCACTCAAAAGTTTTGGCTAGCTCTATTTCAGCGCTCATCCACAACCCTAGATAACAACAAGACAACTGACCGTCAAAATTTATAGTTACTGGTCTTGTTATATCTTAACTTTAATGATAATCCAAAAAAGAAAGAGATTCATAGGCACAGTGCCCTATACAGATTTCCATACTCGTCATAATGGCAATTGGCTgttattatacatatttttgacTGTTTCCAATCCTGAGACTACCATTTCCGCATTTTATCTGAATTGAACttttattgattcaaaatagaatCAGTTCCATGttatgaactttttatttttcagaatatttcAAATTATTAAGCTGATTACTTGGCTgttaagggtctgttcacaaattacttacttatggatcctgtacacctccggtggtgcaaagggccgacttgaaagatctccatcctgagcgatgcccggctatcgctttaacctgttgccaggttagatttcggtcgacttcttttatttctttattgaggcttcgccgccatgagcctctgggtctgcctctgctgcgatgtcccgctgtgttccagtctaatgcttgcttacagatttcgtttccgcccctacgtagagtgtggctgacccagccccacttccgatcccgaatttctgttgctatcggcctctggtaacaacgacgatggagctcgttgtttgagatccagttgtgaggccaccaggcccgaattatataccgcaggcatctgttcacaaattacgtaacgcaaaaatccgagtttttgaccccctccctccccctcgtaacaaaaagtaacatttttggtaacCCCTGCCTCCCCCATGTGACGCGTAACTGAGAAAATTTaaaaggcagattttttttccttctctggagcatttgggttttggtatttgTGAACACTGTtatgatcaaaaatcaaggatatcaagaatgcagctagtcgaaacgaaaatagaatttgtgatcataaccatttacatagttttgcggaactgtggtgtcgagaaatacaatattcgcttggtattttacgcatatcagtcccgctatgtcagaatgcttgatttcgataatgactaatattcgataacgataaacagcaattacttcaatcagtgattaaaaaaaagacagtcaataaatttttattcacgttatgcgtaacatttggtagtacccaccccctacctcaccttttagtgtaacaaagtataatgCAAGTCCTCCCCatccccccaaaagcgttacgttatttgtgaaCAAACCCTAAGTGCTAATATGTTTGAGCAATCTTGAATATCGACCCTACATGGGAACAATCCCGAGAAAAGTTTTCCTATTTTGAAGACGGAAATGTTCCGATGACAATCAGTCACTACGAAATAAGCAAGGATAACGTTAGACCGAGCCCAACGCAATGCTTCAATTTGATTGCTTCGCAAGGGGGTAAAGAGTGAGACTGTACAGCTAAAAAAAACTGGATCCTTTCTACTGATTGCACCTGTTGGAGTGAATCCAGTTGGGCTATgtagcgtaggattgccaatccgaagatggcgagttcgattttcAGTCCGCTCCAGGATGTTATTAATCAACTTATTCAGAATATTTATTTAAGGTTCTGTACtttataaacatcaaattcaagtaggggaaatgacggcttcggcaggttttgttctattattgttagggggttttctataactaattatgctcaaatttggcctaaacatactttgcatatcaaagaataaaatttgggcaacaaaaaaccccctgacaataacagagcaaaacctgccaaagacgTCATTTTCCCTATtcttctaatgattttttttccgtgttaggtattttaatcactgcgaccatttgttagatctattgtgatatatgccccatttaaTGTAGCTATGTCAAGTTGACGCACCATTACTATGTCTTTTCCCAATACGgaattatggttctgatgaatcgtactaccgtattgggacttgttctccaaacttcagagggttctatcagcACCATGAGTTCCATTCTAAGAGAACAATGATTGGTCGATTGGCCGATAATCTTAACAAAAATCTAGCAGGTATCAATgacattttgtagttttaattctttatttggACTGAATCTCCTTTAATTAAGGGGCTGGAATTCCTCTTAGTGTGATTCCCTACATTTTGTCTCTATTTCTGTAtttcgtttttgcctttctcgtatacaaagtatacgtaaaggctatatgatcgttccaaaaatgaactttttatagaaggcccggagacccatagtgttatataacaatcgactcagttcgacgttcgatgaattgagatgatgtctgtgtgtatgtgttttttttgacgtaaactacgtctaaggggaagactcagatacagggtgtaaaaccgaaatttccaaattcgagaccgtcacgaaattaggatagatttcaaacgctaatagcgtctttatctttcgatggattttcgagatttgcttatcaatagattcggaaactctccagcaatttgccaattctattgatactattgattatcaacgttaaactattgaaaatgttatttctttccaaatcgggtggaaaattcaattccgttcataaatccccaacacggacatcagattgcagtaaggtacgggccttttgatccgctgcttcgttttccctgtgtataagaagccccgtgtttcgcgtgcgcgcgtcattttcattctggatttcatggaaagcggatcaaggcgtccagaagcggtcctagcgacaacggctgaggtggtgcggatgaaaatttttcgttcgatggtggtggcggtcgtggcaacagcagtacatctttacatccgtgttacaagcagcatttttggatctggcaattaacggcgtgcgtagagccgaatcatcagatggctgtcgcgcagtccagtagttgttgttggtgaggcacataattgggaatgaatcggatcttttcagaaccaccattacgtttgggaggaaggttaagttgaaataatttgtctagGAATCGGTAGGAACTAGAAaatttttcagtgaaatattctagcgtgattctgagctcaattatatgatgtttgtgtagcacttaactactcttcttgctgtggatttaattttgaacaatgattcagtgattgataaGTGATTGAGAAAGACGAACTTTTtccatagaacaaagcataattgtttggtatcggtagcggaatcatagcattagtgccggtccgagcgcgcttcagaaggagaagctgcaaatatgtattcgcatagatggaaataaaaccttaaacaagtagcaggctacctactagaattataatcttgatgggaaatttcacttgactgttactgctATCCAGGCGAATAATTATTGGCAGCGTCTTTTTATAACGCGcacttgtgattctgctaccgatggaaaacaatctgccatcaccaagcaattaaattttactttgaacaaaattcatctcgcctcaagttgtgacttaagagctactttctctgatggtagccaatcattagtacttcagacaagaaaatttaatctgagcgcgaacgaccgcatgaaccacaccatcgatgggaatgaaatttccggtagcagctccgccgaagccgatggtgggactacgatctgcttttcgcgacatctcgaacgaaatgactcgcgcgcgcggaagaactgttttcttgtaatcaataaagttaaacctgtagTCACGCCCCTTTAGTAAGTGTGTGACGTGTACAcaatttgcagtcataccggacaacaaagaggcggtactaatgggccatctttattgattataagaaaactgctttcccccgcgcgcgtggcatttcatttgaaatatcgcggagagcggtcccagcatcggtagatatgtcgcaaattaatcgattacttcgattaatcgattatttgttgtgataatcgataaatttttaaatcgattacttcccaacgattaatcgattcaataatcgacaagaatcgagagtaatcgattaatcgggattttacgacaactattaGATTCCGATTACTTCAatcaatcgattcatcgttatgataatcgattaaatttgattcgattactactcaacgatgaatcgattcaataatcgtcaagaatcgagagtaatcgattagttactaatcgattaatcgagattttacgacatctctaagcatcggcggagttgctgagcaaattttattccaaatacatatgggatattggaaaaatcggttcttctcagggcttccattctatacaaaggaagattgaggcgaggcgagctattttcaaagtgcaaattaaccgcttggagacgccataaagttgcctggcgtccgtagcagaatcacgagcgcgcgtcggagggagatgctacaaatatgtattcgcatggatggcttcagtggctatcaagtgatttttttaaagattattATTAGGTTTTGTTATCCCAGCCCAcggcgtgggtcgtgtggtcgttagtgatttgaaatatgtattattgggaattaatcgattcttctcatggacaccattttaaacataggaagattgaggcgagacgaatttgttcaaagtacgacgtcgtagcagaattatgttgccgttcgtagcagaataacgagcgcgtattgtagagagctgctgcaaacaTGTATTCTTacactggcactagattcttcatttcaccaaactgttttacgtaatttacgtcgggcggtcgtgtcttgtacacaaccctaatgatttttcttcttaagcaatggagggggaatctgctcaacagacatcctgggttgtccaggaagtgcggggttagggaccacctccaacagcaaacgagggaggcaggactaaataaaccgtttccattgccgccaagcccatagtcccttcggtacaaccagaaagtaatgtttcaaagggggggggggggcaatgTACGACGCACCCtagaggttagctgcgtgtccttgcggCATCGAACATcctgactcgcttttttagaagaacgccatggtatcgtgccagcgcattgccggctttccaagtgcccttaccacgccctatgtcctcggaaggtgggaagggtagacttcgcgcctgcttccctctgcacgactggtatcaacaatgatgatgccgcgtgcaccccaaattgacctctctgcgatagggtctgttcgccaacacacagagggacttgccgacgcggtgcctacgcttACCTCAGCCTTaactttccgtcctcgggctcggaacccgcccggttgaccgtcgccgcgaaagcgacgataccatgttgttcttcgcgcggccacttgtttgataaaaggatcgagtttgaccacagagcatgaccaccggtatgacccatgaagccgactccgatcccttggaccacctcttatttgcgcctgaactagccatccttgagtccacgcgccaccttctgtgtagctccgagacgataaaaccggcgttccagccaacttcatctttacacatcctccgaactaggttgtccgcgGTAGTGAccagcccaagtaa comes from Armigeres subalbatus isolate Guangzhou_Male chromosome 2, GZ_Asu_2, whole genome shotgun sequence and encodes:
- the LOC134217985 gene encoding lachesin; this encodes MGRVKLNAFALMAVLLPLVCVAQRTPSISYITQEQIKDIGGTVELECSVQYAKEYSVHWIKTGRDRSDVVFLSTGSALVLKDSRFALRYDPSSSSYILQIKDIQETDAGIYQCQVVLSVTNKITADVELQVRRPPIISDNSTQSLVVSEGQSVQMECYASGYPPPQITWRRENNAILPTGGAIYTGNVMKINSVQKEDRGTYYCVADNGVSKGDRRNINLEVEFSPVISVPRPRLGQALQYDMDLECHVEAYPSPAIVWVKEDVQLSNNQHYGISLFATADEFTDTTLRVITIEKRQYGEYYCRAINKLGQAEAKVELFETVIPVCPPACGQSYYGGDASAVSVSSFLLVVTALAALF